The genomic region AATAATAAGACTGTCAGTCAGAGTGCGACTTCACTTAAATACAATAATATCACAACAATTAACACACTGCAAATCAACATAGTCGCACCCCGACTTGCGGATTTTAGGATTTGTAATAAAATAACCTATACATTTAAACATGTTCTTTTTCATTTTTAAGTCTTCAAAAAAAGCTCAAATATTCCCGTTATTCTCACTTTTTTTGAATTGTAAAAACAAAAAATAACTGCGTTTAAATGCACACTTTATTTCATTACAGATCCTTAGGTAATTACTTAACTATAATTTAAACAGATGAAAAAGTCAATTATTTATTTTACAATTATCCCTTTACTACTTTCAGGATGCATGTTGGTCAAAGTAAATAAAATGTTTAAGGGCGGTACAGTTACAAATTTTACCGAACCTGTGATAATTCCTTTTAAAACGGCAGGACATACCATCATCGTTAAAGTAAAATTCAACAATTCCGACATTGAATATCCTCTTATCTTTGATACCGGTGCAATGACAATAATTGATGATTCTGTTTCCCGGATAATAGGTATAAAAAAAGAAAACAAACTGCCTTCTCCCGATAAAAACAAAGATGTATATATCGGAAAGCTGAAATCCGCAGAAATAGATAATCTGAAAATTGAGGACATGTATATTTCAATGATTGATTTTCAGAAAACTTTTGGCGGCCTTGACGAAATTGCAGTCGGATTGCTTGGTTCAAACTTTTTCAGATCTTTTATAGTTACAATTGATTATGCAAAAGAGGAACTCACATTATCGCAAAACACACAAGAATTCAACAATTTAACAGGGGTTAATAAAATGAATTTTAAAAACAATAAAATGGGAGGAACTCCTATGATTGAGTGTGAATTTTCAGGTAACAATTTGGTAAAAAAATATGCAATATTCGATATTGGTTCTCCTCACTCGTTTGTGCTTCCGGTTTCGATGTTAAAAGAGTTGTATCAAATTGATGCTCCGGACATTATTAAATCTAATGGTGTTTTTATGGAATGGCCCTTTTGGAAAACAGAGAATAACTATATTGCCCGGCTGAAAAAAATTAAAATCGGTGAAGTTGAGATTTTTAATGTGCCTGTTTTTTTTGCTGAAACAGGAGGTAATATTCTTATCGGAAAAGAGTTCATTGCAGAGTTTATTTCAAAAATAAATTATATTCAAAATGAAATTATTATAATACCGAGTAAAGAGAAAATTCATTATAATCACAACATTTTTTCATGCGGCCTTTATCTCAAAAAAAACAATGATAATATTGTTATTGAAGCAATATTAGAAAACACACCGGCAGATAAATACAGTCTCCGGCCCGGAGATGAGATATTGGAATTTAATTCAAAAAAGTCGAATGAAATCTCAATAAATGAAATAAGGAATCAATTAAATGATGACAATGTAAAGAATATTAATCTTCTTATAATTAATAAAAACAATATGAAAAGAGAAGTTATATTAGAAAAAGAATTTTTATTTCCTGAATCAAGTAATTGAAAAGGTTTGCTATAATGATATTTAAGCGAAAAAAAAAAAATTCAAAAATCGGGCAATAATTTCTTTATAACAGACTAAGGACTATCCCAACAGATTCAATAGAAATTGACAAACATGAAAAATTAATCGAAGAATTTACTAATAATCCTGATTTTAGAGTGGCTGTTCAAAATCAATTATCAAAATTGAATGATACTGTATGAAGTGTTAGGAAAGCTTGATTGTCATTTATTACTTTAACAATTAAAAATATAAATATATGATAGAAATAAAAAATATTAAAAAACAGTATAATCTCAGCAAAAAGCAAAAAAAAGAACTTTTAACAGACAGCGATTCTATAAAGGCTGTTGATAATGTATGTTTTATATGTAAACCGGGACGAGTATTTTCATTATTAGGACCTAACGGTGCCGGAAAAACAACTTTATTACGTATGATTGCCACAATTTTAAAACCGACTTCCGGAAATATTCTCGTTACCGGACTTGATACAATTGATGATTCAAAAGAAGTAAGAAAAAAAATAGGTTTTCTTACCGGTTCTACAAATTTATACGACAGGCTTACACCCGGCGAAATTGTAAAATATTTTGCAGATTTACACGGAATAGAAAAAAAGGAATTTGCAAGCCGAAAAGAAGAATTATTTTCTCGTCTGGGAATTAATGAATTTAACAAGAAACGAATAGGACAGCTTTCAACCGGAATGAAACAAAAAGTTTCAATTGCCAGAACCATGATTCATAATCCGGAAGTAGTTATTTTTGATGAGCCTACATCCGGTTTAGATGTGATTACGGCAGACAGTATTATAGAATTAATTCGCGGCCTTAGAGAACAAAATAAAACTGTAATTTTTTCATCTCACATAATGAGCGAAGTAGATCTTTTATGCGATGATTTAGCAATTATCTCAAAAGGGAAGCTTATTTATAATGATACTATGGATGCTTTCAGAAAAGAAACAGAGGGTGAATCTTTAACTTCCGCATTTATAAAAACAGTAAAAAAACAATACCTCAATTAAATTATTATGATAACAATATTTACAGTTATACGAAAAGAATTTTTGGATTTATTCAGAGATAAACGAACACTTATTTCCGCTATTTTAGTGCCCGCAATTGCTTTTCCGATTATTATTATCGGTATTGTAAAACTTCAAGTAAATCTTTTAGAAAAGGAAAAGGCTAAGCAGCTTAAAATAACATTAATAAATGCTCCCGGTACTTTTGAAGAAGATATATTTGCAGGAGAAAATGTAAAAATCTTTGATTTATCTTTGGAAACCGCCAAACAAAAAATTATTAACGACAGTTTAGATGCGGTTCTCACTTTTCAAAATGATTTTTCGTCACAAATAAGCCAACTGAAATCAGGAGAAATAAACCTTTATTATAAATCCACAAACAACACCGGTTATAAAAGAATTACTAAATATTTAGAATATTATAAAACAAAAATTCTTAATGCCCGATTAAAAAAAATGTCAATTTCTAACGAAATAATTGAACCTTTAAAAATTTCGGAAATTGATATAGCTCCCCCAAAAGAACAAATAGGAGAATTACTCGGCGGTATTTTACCTTATATGTTTATTATTTTTGCATTTATGGGCTGCATGGTTCCGGCATTTAGTTTGATTACCGGCGAAAAAGAATCCGGCACAATGGAAACATTGCTGACTGTACCGGCTTCACGTACCAAAATATTATTTGCTAAGATGATAACAATTGCATTGTTCGGACTCACGGCAGCTTTTGTTTCTATTTTAGGAATGGTGGCGGCAATGAAATTCTTGCCGAATATTCAGGGTGATCTTTTATCAGTAATCCGGGATTTAGTAAATCCAAAATTTATTTTAATGCTTATAGTGATGTTAATCCCGCTCAGTTTCTTTTTCGGCGGATTACTTTCGGCAATTGTCGTAAGAGCTAACAGCTACAAAGAAGCACAAAGTTATGTCAGTCCGTTAATGATTGTTATTATAATACCTGCTATGATTGCCCTAATGCCCGGGGTAAATCTGAATTGGAATACAGTTTGGATTCCGATTTTGAATATATCATTAGCAACAAAGGAAATTATTTCAGAAACTATTTCCTTACCCATGTATTTTACAATAATTTTTTCTTTAATACTTATTGCTGTTATTGCTCTTTATGCAAGCTTAAAACAATTTACAAAAGAGGGTATGGTTCTGAAATAAAAAAAACTTTGATTATATATCAATGAACTTATTTCGTATTGTTTTTTATTAAATACAATGCATTTCATTGTTAATTAGCTTATTAGCATAAATATTATTGATTATGAAAAATATCAAATTACTATTTATACTGTTTAGTTTAATTTTATTGAGTAGCTGTAGTGTTATAAAAACAATTTCTCTGTTAAAATCCGGTAGCATTGATAATACAAATTTTTCAGAAACAATTAATTATGAAAACCGTGCAGGTTTAATTATTATAAAAGCAGAAATTAACGGGAATATATATGATTTTATTTTCGATACCGGAGCTCCGTGTGCTATTTCAATTGAGTTAGCAGAAAAATTAGCTTTAAAACCGGAGGTATATGTAAATTCATCTGATTCAAAAGGGAACAAAGAAAAAACAGGATTTGTCGAGATTAATAAAATTAAAATAGCCGGTACTAATTTTACCAATATAGGAGCAGCAATTATTGATTTTAATAAAACCCAAGAAATACAATGCATTGGAGTTGACGGAATAATTGGTGCAAATTTGATGAAAAATGCTAAATGGAAAATAAATTATCAAGAAAACACAATTCAGTTTACAGATAATCTCGATAATTTAAATATAACAGATTCTTCATCTCCAATTAATTTCACTTCTTCAGTTACGGGCACACCATTGCTAAATGTTACGTTACCTTATGATATTCAAGTTAAAAAAGTAAAATTTGATTCCGGATTTATGGGTGGTTTAAGTCTTTCTGCTAAAGTCTATAAAAAATTAATCGAAAATGAAAACCTAAAAATCATTAAAGGATATGGTGCAAGTTCAACAGGAGCTTACGGAACAAATGTTGATACATCGTTTTTTTTGAAATTAGTAAAAATAAAAGTAGAAAATTTATATATATCAAATATTATTACAGAATTCACAAATGATAATATTTCAATTATTGGTAATGAAATTTTTTAAAATTTTAATGTTAGTTTCGATTGGGAGAATAATATAATCTATTTAGAACAGGTAAAACAAATAGATCTAAATAAGTTGAATACTTTTGGGTTTAAACCTATAATGAAAGATGAAAAATTGCTGGTAGGTTTTATTTATAAGAACTCTCCTGCTTCAAAAAGTAAAATTAATGTAGGAGATCAAATTATTTCAATTAACGGAATTGATTATACAAATATTTCTAAACAGCAATATTGCGATATCTTAACAAATAATGTACAGTGGAAAAAAGATAAAGTTATTGAGATAAAATGGAGGAACATAGAAGGTGTTTTTAAAACCCATAATTTTAATAATGTTGATTTATTTATATATTAAATGTTAATAGTAATTTTTGGACAATTTTTCAATGTCAGCATTAATTAGCCTAATGACTCGGTTCAATTGATTCTTTACTGTTTTCAGGTTGTAAAATTCAACATTTTCATATTTTTTGGTTTTTCTCTGTCCTTACGAATACTTTCAATCATACCGAATCCTTTATCCGTTCTTATCTTTTCTTTTGCATGTCCTGTAAGGAAGTGTGCGAAATAGGCTTTGTTGGTATTATTATACGGAAGGATTAATTTTGCTTGTTCCAAATAGTCAAATAATAGAGCTGTTTGACGAATGTCCAAAGCATCAATTTTCATATTAACCTTTTTATCGGTAAGTTTAACAGAATCAGACAAAGTAATTGTACTGAAATCAAGTTCAAAGAACACCGGATTTTACTCCTTCTTTATTACAATTTGTAAAAATAAACATGTTATTTTCTTACATGATTATACAGATACTGAATTTTGTTCAGAAAAAAATATAAAAATAAAGCATCCCGATATTGGAACGCTGTATTTTAAAAATCATTTGAAATGGGCACCGGATTGTTGAACAAGGCATAATTTAAACTCATAACTTTTGATTTATCAAACTAAAAACTTTCACCGTTTGCTAAATTAATCACACCTTCTCCTTCATAATAGTAAATCCTTAATCGTGCAATATCTCTCATAAAATCAATTCTTCCCACTTCTACGCGAATGATTTTTAATCCGGTTCTTTCTTCTAAATCCGCAATAAGCTCCTGACGTTTTTCGGGTTTTATCAGGTCAATTTTTTCATAAATTACTCTTTTTCGAGAAACATGACGAAGTCTTGTAGCTTTTTCTAATGTATAAGTAATCAATATTATAAAAAAGTTTGTAAGAAGAATTTCGGTATAACTGATTTTTTTGTTTGCAAGTGCATTAACAACAGAAATTCCGATAACCAAAAAAAGATATGTCATTTCTTTTATCGGAATTTGAGAAGTTCTGTATCTTATAATTCCGAAAATAGCAAATAATCCGAGTGCTAAACCTAATTCAAGTTTAACATTATCAAGCATAAAACAAATTAAAAACACTACGGAACTGACTATGAAATAAGTAAACAAATAGTCTTTTCGTTTTGCAGACGGATAATATATTAATCTTATCAAAATTATAATTACGGTAAAATTAAACAAAAACCGAATAATTAGTTTAATAAAATCTTCTTTATCGAATAAATCTAAACCGAATATTGTTTCACCGGAGAATATGTTCAAAATTATTGTTTCCATTTGTTATCTTATTTAAATTTAAAAATCTTGGTTTAAATCTGTTATGTTTTAAATTATTATACAGCAAAATTGTTCCTGTGCAATACTTGCTTATTTTACCCGAATAAATTTTTTCTGATTTCAGTATATCTGCAAAATCTGAAGAACCGGAAAAGCCTTCTCGTTTTACTTCTGTGATAACAAGCGAATTAATCGCAACATTATTAAAATTATTTTTAAACTTCAATCCTGTATCTATAGTTATGCGCTCTTTATTCTTACAATTCACAAGAGTAATTCTGAAAAATTCATTATACATTTTTGACTTCAGAGATTTTGGAATAAACGGTGTGTTTTCTTTTATAAAACTTCGAGATTCCTTTGAAAAAGATTCTTCAATTTGGTTTAGTTTTATTCTTTTTTTTACTGTTTTGCCTTTATTAGATTTGAATTTTATTTCAAAAAAACTTATTCCGGAGTCAACATATTCACGGTGTCTTACCTTATAACGATTCATTTTACCTTGATGATGAGCATTATACATCAGGAAATCATCAGTATCAAAATATAAAGTCCTGTATAAGGGCAATTTTATCTTGTTAATTTCCAGAATTTTGTATTTCTCAATTGCTTTTTCCAAAACAGCTTCTAACTTATCTGTATGAAAAACAAATTTTGTATCCGTTCTGTTCATTAATTTGACAGAAGAGGTTTCCTCCAAAGAAATTGAATTAAACTGCTTTAATAATGACTTAATTGTTTCATTGCTAAATTGTTTCATTGCTAAATTGCTCTTTCAAATTAAAAACCAAACAACAAAATTATTGACAATAACTTGAGCTGAACTTGCCCCGCATTTGATTCGGGGTTTGTTATAATTTTCAGTAATGGCATAATACTATAACACTAAAAACTATAATCCTATAACACTTAATACTATAACACCAAAAAACTATTCTTTCAAATATTCATATTCCTTTTTTGAGATAAGTTTTCCTTTTCCGTTATATACAGTTTTTGATATCTTTAATCTGTTCTTATACTCATAAACTGTTTTTTTATTAATCTTTTCTTTCGACAAATATGATATTTTGACAATTACATCATTATCATCATTATATTTTTTAGTTACTCTTTTTTTAAATTCCCCGTTATTATCATATTCAACAACTTCAATTACATTCCCTTTGTTATCAAATTTTTTAACCTCCTTTTTTATTTTCTTTTCATTACTTCCGGAAATTATGTATTTCCATTCAATTTTTGTTTTGATTTCTTCATTTACAATCTTCTTTTTACTTTGTCCGAAAATGTATAAACTTGAACAAATTATCATAGCTGTGATTAATGTAATTTTTTTCATTTTATTAGTTTTGATTAAGAATAAAACTATATTTTTTTGAATTAATTATTTAACCTCTTTCATGCTTTTCAAGCTCTGACAGGGTTTTAATACCTAATATCATTGATTTAAATAGTTATCTGCTTCAGTATATCTTGTTGTTGCAAAATCTATTAAATGATTTAATGAATTCTCAAAATCATCAGGTGAGCATAAAAAAGTAAAACCGGGTGTCTCTCCCTCATCACCAATTACATAAGGATAAATTAGGTTATGTGCATATGTAAACCTTTCTTCCATAAGTGTCGGAGAAAAAGGACCGTTTATAAACTCATCAATATAATCATCATAGATACTTCTGTATGTCGAATCATCATACAAGTATCTTATTAAAGGCCAGGCATGTACTCCTTCCGGACCCGGTCGGGAATTATCTAAATTTGAAAAATCAAATTCGAGTACAAACGAATTTCCTCCGGGACCTACTCCATTGTTTATAAATGTTTCGTTATTATCCCAAGGGATCCATGTTAATAATCCTGTCGACGGATTGTTATATAAATAAAAATTGTGGGACATTATTCCGTATGTATCCCAATTTTGCATGGTAGTATTAGCTGCCAGCCATTTCAAAAACATATCAACATTAAATACAGCTTCCAGATCAGCTCGCCATTGTTCGGGATTTGATGTTCTGTTTTCAGATAATAAAGCATTTGTCATTGATTTAACATCATCTAAACTTGCTTCCGGATTTGTTTTATTTACAAAAAACTCACTTGTAATTTGATTAATATCATTGAATTTTGCACTTACTCCCTCCGGCTTATAACAATTTCCGTTATTGTTACCGAATTGATTTATCAACATGGGTCCGTCAAATACTATTTCATTCATTGTGTAAAGTCCAAAATAAATTGAACCTTCGCCAAAATCAACAAAAATCCTGTAAAAAGCAGATTTTGACACAGGCACACCAAATGCTTCATACACATCTGTTGCAATTTTTTCGTGCATAAAAGATTCATCTTTAAAATTATTTCCGAGAGATAACTGACTGAATCCGTAGAATGTTTGCCCGCTTATACTCTGATTTTCGTCTTCAAAATGATCAAACTCTAACCTCAAAGGCAATTTTCCGATTCCTTCCCTTAACGCAGAATTCAAGCTGGAATTACCTTTAAATCTTATACCGACATAATACCACTGTTTACCGTCATGGAAGACTTGACAAGGTACATAAATCGGGTTTATATTATCAAATTCATGACCGGGACCGGTTATTTCCATCAGATTATCTTGCATAGCTTTCCAATAATCCCTTTCAATAACAATATCTAAACGGCTTACTTTATCTTGGGGAAATACAGTTGAATAGTCGGGCGAAGCATCAGAACTGTGTGTTTCTGCTGTCCAATCATCTAAACCGTATCCGGGATAAATTATAAGTTCTTTTCTGCATGAAAAAGAAAATATTGAGGCAATAATTAGTAACAATAATATTTGTAATTGTATTTTCATATTTTTTAGTGTTAAAAAGAGATTTTAAAGTTTAAGCCCAAAATATGATAAGTTGCAGGGATATGATAAACATTTGCATAGCTTTTAAATTCATGTTCTATTCTGTAAAACATATTTAATCTTACAAACTTTTTAGTTTTATAACTTGTACCAATAGTAAATCTGACTTTTTGAAATCCCGGTTTTTTAATAATTTCATCAATATAATAGTCTGCACATGTTTCTTTTGCAAAGAAAATTTCAGAAGATAAATACGGATCAAACTTCCAGTTCTTTATATTATAATTTCCTTTTAATCTGAATCTGTATTTATTAATCGGATAATCATCTTCCGCATTTGAAGGTCTTATTTCACTTTTATTTTGGAATCTTAACCTACTGCTTAATTTCAACCTGTTTATTTTATAATTATATTTCAAATCAAGATTGAAACGTTGCTTATTAATAAATCCTGCCTCTTCATTATTATCTCTGATAAATCGATACCCAAATCCCAAACACAGGTTATTACTAATTTTGAAATCAATTAAACCCTCAGTAAAGAACATATTAAGATTAGAAGAATTTTTATCAAACCTGAATTCTTGCGTTAAGTTTAATGATAGTTTTTTGTTTAAAAGCTTCTTTTCAACACTTAAACCTGTCCACGTTTCTAAATCACTGACAGTAATCGTATCTTGTGCTTTTAATGTAAATAATGATATTGATAAAAGTATTGAAAATGCTGTCTTATTAAAATAATTATTTCTCATTTTTATTAAACCAATTAAATTTTAAATTTTAGACAACAGTTTATAAAAAAGGTTTAATTGAAAATTAAAATGTTTGCATCATTTTTGTTTTAGCCATTAATATTCATTAAATATCAATTTAAAATGAATATTCGCCTAATAATCATTTGAGTTTTTAAATATTATTATTATATTTATGGCATAAATGATAAGGGCGCCAAAATATTATATACTGTATAGATTCTATTTTTATGACAGTTCTAAAAGAAAGCCAACTGCAAAAAAACCCTTATCCGGGTATAAGAAGCTTTGAGATTGGGGAGAGTAATTTATTTTTCGGACGAGATGAACAAATCAAAGATCTTTATACAATTTTAAACAAAACGCATTTTATTGCTATTACCGGTGCATCCGGAAGCGGTAAATCCTCTCTCGTTAAAGCAGGTTTAATTCCTGAGCTTCATCAAGGCTCTGATAAATGGCTGCATTATATATTCAGACCGGGAAGTAATCCTGTCGGTAATTTTGCAAAAGCATTTTATGATACTAATTTTGACCAAGATAACAATATCGGTTCAAGAAACGATATTGAAAAAATACTGAGGAATGAAGAAAATCCTTTAGAAAAAATTTTCTTAAATGATAATTCAGGTAAGAACCATTTGATTTACATTGATCAATTTGAAGAAATTTTTCGATTTAGACAAAATGAGTATAAAGCTAATGCTGAAAGTGATTCGAATCTTTTTATTGATATATTAATTGAAGCTTCAAAACTCATAAACTTACCAATTTATATAATTATAACTTTAAGAACAGACTTCTTAAGCGATTGCTCAAATTTTTCGGGTCTGACTAAGATTATTAATGACGGGCATTATCTTATTCCGAAAATGACTTTTGAAGAAAAAGAAAAAGCACTTGCCGGCCCGGCTAATATTGCCGGAGCAACAATATCCGATAATCTTAAAAAATTAATAAAAAAACATTTAAAGGAATACAACATCAGCCTTCCTGTTTTTCAACATGCATTAATGCGTACTTGGGATTATTGGATGGAGAATGCTGAATACGGAAAATCAGTTGATATTGAGCATTATGAAGCCGTAGGTTCCGTAACAGATGCATTATCGGTACATGCCGAATATATTTTTTCCTCTTTACCGGATGAGAACTCAAAAAAAATTGCAGAGAAGATATTTAAGTCTTTAACACACTTAGGTGATGATAACAGAGGAACAAGAAGTCCGAAAACATTAGATGAGATAATAGCAATTATTAATGACAGAAAAGAAGAAATTATTCCTGTTATTGATAAATTCAGAGAAGAAAAAAGCGGTTTTCTGTTACCGTCAGAAAAACTTGCTTTAAAACATGAAACTATTATTGACATTTCGCATGAAAGTATTATGCATGTCTGGGGCAGGTTAGTACAATGGGTTCAAAGCGAAACAGAATCGGCACAGCTATATTTACGAATTTCAAAATCGTCTGAACTTTATCAAGAGGGAAAAACAGGTTTATTGATAAATCCTGACCTGCAATTGGCTTTAAAATGGCAAGAAGAAAATCAACCAAATGAAATTTGGGCACAACGATATGATCCTGCTTTTGACAGAACTATTACTTACTTGGAGCACAGTAAGAAAAAATGGGAAAATGATATTGCTGCTAAAGAAGAAAAACAAAAGAGAGGACTTAGAAGAGCCCGTTTTATTGCTATTTTCTTGGGTTCTGCATCATTAATATCTATTTTATTTTTGGTAATTGCACTAAATTTAAAATTTAAAGCTGATGACAGTAAAAGAAAAGCACTTGAAAAAGAAAAAATTGCCATACAAGAAAGTATCATCGCAGAAGATAAAAAAAAGGAAGCAGTTTCGCATAAAAGAATTGCAGAACAGCAACAATTAATTGCTGATGAACAACGATTAATTGCAGAACAGAATAAACAATATGCTGTAAATCAACAAAAAGAAGCAATATTCCAAAAACAATTAGCTCTCATTGCAAAACAAGATGCTATTAAATCAAGAGATATTGCCCGTGATTTACAAAAAAATGCAGAAAACTTAAGAGATGAAGCTTTTCAACAAAAATTAATAGCCGAAAATCAAAGGTCTCGTGCTGAAATGTCGGAAGCAAAAACTGATACCCTGCGAAAGCTTGCAATAGCAAAATCATTATCTGCACAAGCTATCAAAATATACAGAAATAATAAAAAGATACAGAAACTTTCCGGTTATGAAAAAGAAATACCGAATATTCTGGCATTACAGGCTTATTATTTCAACCAAAAATACAAAGGCAATAAAAATGATCCTGATATATTCTCCGCTCTTTCAGAAGTTTCTGAATCAGGAAAAGAAATAAAAGGAAAAAATATGCATTCTGACGGAGTCAGAGATATTGCAATCAGTAAAAACGGTGAATTTTTCGTTTCGTGCAGTGACGACGGAACCGTAAGATTTTTTAAATTCAAAGATCCCGAAAATTCTGTTAAAATAAACATGGGAACTAATGAAGATAACGGTATAAGGACGGTTGATATTAATGAAGAAGGTAATAATATTATTGCCGGAACATATAACGGAGATTTGTACTTTTGGCGAAATAAAGAATTAAAACCGCAAATATTAAAAGCTCATAATTCTGTTGTAAATTCTGTATTATTTTCCGAAGACGGTAAATCTTTTATATCTGCTTCAAATGACGGAACAGCCAGATTGTGGAATATAAACAGCGAATCAATAACTTCAAAATTAATTTTAAAAACCCCGAATCAAATATTAGATATTAAAATAAGCCCTGACGGAAAATACTATGCTGTCGGTACTGTTGCCGGTGAAATTATTATTGTATCTACTGAAGATATTGATAAACAAATTGTATTATCAGAAGCCGAGCATAAAAAAGTTACAGCTTTATACTGGATAAATAATAATGAATTAATTGCCGGTTATTCTTCAGGAAAAATAAGGTTTATTAAAGATGAAAAATATACTGAAGAATTTTTTGCACATCAATCCGGTATTACTTCCCTTTACTATGATAAAAACTATCAAAGAATTATATCCGGGAGTTATGACGGAACCATAAAAATTTGGAATTACGATAATATCAAAATTGAACCAATTGTTTTAATTAAGCATAATTCATGGGTATATTGTGTTACAGCTGATCCGGAAGGAAACAACTTGATTTCCGGAGGTGCAGATAAACATATTGTAATCACACCAATATTTACTGATGAACTTATTGCAATCCTCCGAAAAAAAATTACAAAAAATATGACAAAGGAAGATTGGAACAGGTTTATCGGGAAAGATATTACATATAAATCTGCTTTACCTTAAATTTAGAAATTAAAAGTATTATGAAGTATTTGAAAAATATCATTATTCTGATTATTATTTTTGCCGGAGAATCTGCCTATTCTCAATACAATTGCGATTGGTCTTCATTAAATGATGCTGATCAAAGTTATCAATCCGGAAATTTTGAAGAAACTGTTAAGATAATAAATAAGTGTATAAATTCAGGTTTTAATGATAAACAAAAAGTTCAAGGATACAGATTATTGGCTAAAACATACTTAGCATTGGATAATGACAGTATTGCAAATCGTTCCGTAAATGAGT from Bacteroidales bacterium harbors:
- a CDS encoding aspartyl protease family protein — its product is MKKSIIYFTIIPLLLSGCMLVKVNKMFKGGTVTNFTEPVIIPFKTAGHTIIVKVKFNNSDIEYPLIFDTGAMTIIDDSVSRIIGIKKENKLPSPDKNKDVYIGKLKSAEIDNLKIEDMYISMIDFQKTFGGLDEIAVGLLGSNFFRSFIVTIDYAKEELTLSQNTQEFNNLTGVNKMNFKNNKMGGTPMIECEFSGNNLVKKYAIFDIGSPHSFVLPVSMLKELYQIDAPDIIKSNGVFMEWPFWKTENNYIARLKKIKIGEVEIFNVPVFFAETGGNILIGKEFIAEFISKINYIQNEIIIIPSKEKIHYNHNIFSCGLYLKKNNDNIVIEAILENTPADKYSLRPGDEILEFNSKKSNEISINEIRNQLNDDNVKNINLLIINKNNMKREVILEKEFLFPESSN
- a CDS encoding ATP-binding cassette domain-containing protein, giving the protein MIEIKNIKKQYNLSKKQKKELLTDSDSIKAVDNVCFICKPGRVFSLLGPNGAGKTTLLRMIATILKPTSGNILVTGLDTIDDSKEVRKKIGFLTGSTNLYDRLTPGEIVKYFADLHGIEKKEFASRKEELFSRLGINEFNKKRIGQLSTGMKQKVSIARTMIHNPEVVIFDEPTSGLDVITADSIIELIRGLREQNKTVIFSSHIMSEVDLLCDDLAIISKGKLIYNDTMDAFRKETEGESLTSAFIKTVKKQYLN
- a CDS encoding ABC transporter permease, with the protein product MITIFTVIRKEFLDLFRDKRTLISAILVPAIAFPIIIIGIVKLQVNLLEKEKAKQLKITLINAPGTFEEDIFAGENVKIFDLSLETAKQKIINDSLDAVLTFQNDFSSQISQLKSGEINLYYKSTNNTGYKRITKYLEYYKTKILNARLKKMSISNEIIEPLKISEIDIAPPKEQIGELLGGILPYMFIIFAFMGCMVPAFSLITGEKESGTMETLLTVPASRTKILFAKMITIALFGLTAAFVSILGMVAAMKFLPNIQGDLLSVIRDLVNPKFILMLIVMLIPLSFFFGGLLSAIVVRANSYKEAQSYVSPLMIVIIIPAMIALMPGVNLNWNTVWIPILNISLATKEIISETISLPMYFTIIFSLILIAVIALYASLKQFTKEGMVLK
- a CDS encoding retroviral-like aspartic protease family protein, whose product is MKNIKLLFILFSLILLSSCSVIKTISLLKSGSIDNTNFSETINYENRAGLIIIKAEINGNIYDFIFDTGAPCAISIELAEKLALKPEVYVNSSDSKGNKEKTGFVEINKIKIAGTNFTNIGAAIIDFNKTQEIQCIGVDGIIGANLMKNAKWKINYQENTIQFTDNLDNLNITDSSSPINFTSSVTGTPLLNVTLPYDIQVKKVKFDSGFMGGLSLSAKVYKKLIENENLKIIKGYGASSTGAYGTNVDTSFFLKLVKIKVENLYISNIITEFTNDNISIIGNEIF
- a CDS encoding PDZ domain-containing protein encodes the protein MKDEKLLVGFIYKNSPASKSKINVGDQIISINGIDYTNISKQQYCDILTNNVQWKKDKVIEIKWRNIEGVFKTHNFNNVDLFIY
- a CDS encoding DUF4956 domain-containing protein; protein product: METIILNIFSGETIFGLDLFDKEDFIKLIIRFLFNFTVIIILIRLIYYPSAKRKDYLFTYFIVSSVVFLICFMLDNVKLELGLALGLFAIFGIIRYRTSQIPIKEMTYLFLVIGISVVNALANKKISYTEILLTNFFIILITYTLEKATRLRHVSRKRVIYEKIDLIKPEKRQELIADLEERTGLKIIRVEVGRIDFMRDIARLRIYYYEGEGVINLANGESF
- a CDS encoding polyphosphate polymerase domain-containing protein, translating into MKQFSNETIKSLLKQFNSISLEETSSVKLMNRTDTKFVFHTDKLEAVLEKAIEKYKILEINKIKLPLYRTLYFDTDDFLMYNAHHQGKMNRYKVRHREYVDSGISFFEIKFKSNKGKTVKKRIKLNQIEESFSKESRSFIKENTPFIPKSLKSKMYNEFFRITLVNCKNKERITIDTGLKFKNNFNNVAINSLVITEVKREGFSGSSDFADILKSEKIYSGKISKYCTGTILLYNNLKHNRFKPRFLNLNKITNGNNNFEHILR